The region CCGTCCCCGGCGCGGGCGGGCAGCGGGGCGGCGGCCTGGAGGGCGGCCTCGACGGTGCCGTCCTGCACGGCCTTCAGTGGGTCCGTGACGGGGACCAGGGTCACGCCGGCGCGGGTGACGGTCCCGTCGGGGAGTTTCTCGTCGGTGGTCAGGGCGCGCTTCAGGTCCTCGGGCAGGGTGCCGACGACGCCCAGCTGCTGCCGCGCCTGCTGCTGCCCGCCGATCAGGTTCCCCATCAGCAGGGGCAGGCCCAGCGTGAACAGCGGAATGAGGATCAGTGGCATGAGGATCGTGGCGCTCAGGGTGCGGCGGTCACGCAGGGTGGTCCGGAGGTCGCGCGCGGCGATCTGCCAGACCATGCCGGGGCGCAGGCCGCCGCGCCGGACGGTGCCAGTGGGGCGTTCAGCGGGCATGGCGGGCCTCCGCGGGGGCAGCGTCCGGGCGGACGAGGGTGAAGAAGGCGCGTTCCAGGCTGCTCGCGCCGGTGCGGGCCAGCACGTCGGGGATGGTGCCGACGTTCAGGAGGTGCCCCTCGTGCAGGATGGCGACGCGGTCGCAGACTTCCTCGACCTCGCTCATGACGTGCGTGGAGTACACGGTCAGGCGGCCCGGGGCGCGGGTGGCGTGCACGAAGTCCAGCAGGGTGCGCCGCGCGAAGATGTCCAGGCCGCTGGCGGCCTCGTCGAGGATCAGGACGGGCGGGTCGTGGATGACGGCGCGGGCGATCACGACCTTCTGCTTCATGCCGGTGGAGTACTCCCCGGCGCGGACGTCCAGCGTGCGGCCCAGTTCCAGCCGGTCGTCGAGTTCGGTGATGCGCGCGTCGGCCTGGGCGCGGGTCAGGCCGTACAGCGTGGCGAAGGACCGCAGGACCTCGCGGCCCGTGAGGCGCGCGGGGAGGCCCATGCCGCCGTTCACGACGCCGACCGCGCGCCGTACACCTTCGGGGTCGTGGTGGATGTCGTGCCCGCCGACCACGGCCGTGCCGGAGGTCGGTTCGAGCAGCGTGGCGAGGATGCGCAGCAGGGTGGTCTTCCCGGCGCCGTTCGGGCCGAGCAGACCGAAGACCTCGCCGCTGTGGGCCTGCAGGGTGACGCCGCGCAGCGCCTGGTAGGCGCGGTAGGACTTGGTGACGTTCTGAATGTCGAGCATGGGCCTCCTGATCCCCCCTGTCCGGGGGCATCGCTGGCAGTACGGGTCAGGTTCCGGTCAGGTTCCCGTGCACGACGGGTGGCCGCGCTGAACCGTTCAAGACCGGCGCATGAGACGGATGTGAAAAACGGGAGAACTGCCGTCGTTCACGGCATTTCGCGTTCAGGGACACAGGACGTACATGAAAAGCAATCCCCCGATTGCTCATGCAAGATGAGAGAAAATCTGTAACAATAGGAAAGTTGCGCTAGAGGCCAGTTCCGGCCGCAAAGTTGCACTGCGTCCAAGCTCCACGTCATCCACACGTCATCACAGGTGTCACGTTCCAGTCGCCCACGCTCAGCCCTGACTGCATCACGTCCACCGGCCCCCACCTCCCCCACCCGGGGACTGGGACCGCTCCCGAACCGCCACAGTTCCGCACCGCTCCCTCCCAGACAGGGGCCAGCGGCGCACCGGAGGCCACATGTTCAATCCCCCCACCCTCGAAGACCTGCAGGAAACCCGCCGCGCCAACGAGAAACTGGTGCTCAAGGCCCTGGAAAGCAAACCCGAATGGGTCGAGACCGAACTGGCCAAGACGACCAGCCTCGCCCTGAGCCACCTGCGCGCCGCGCTGGCCAGCCTGCTCGACCAGGGCCGCGTGCGCCGCCTGCCCGGCACCGGCACCCGCGCCGTGTACGGCCTCGCCGACCCCGGTCTGGCCGACGTGCCCGCCACCCCTCTGACCAGTGACGCCAAGAAGGTCCGCGATTACCTCGAGGGCCGCGCCGACAGCGCCCTGTACATGAGCGACCAGCTGCGCATGACCCGCGAGGACGTCATGGCCGCCCTGAGCCTCCTGAACGCGCACGGCATGATCACCTGCACCTTCGTGGGCAGCCTCGTGATCTTCCGCCTGAAGGAAACCCAGGCGCTCGGCCAGGACGGCGCCGCCGCGCCCGAGAAGGCTACGGGCCGCAAGAAAGCCGTCGCCTGATCCCCGGCGCACGCACCGCCCCCGCTCCGGCGGGGGTTTTTCATGGCCGTATCCGGGGCAACCTGATCAGCCTGACGGAACCTTCATCATGGGTCTGGTATCCTGCCGGGCATGAAACTCGTGCTGGCTGTGATTCAGGATGCGGACGCGACCGCGCTGATCCGCGTGCTGTCCCAGAACGCCTTCGAGGTCACGAAACTCGCCAGCACCGGCGGCTTCCTGCGCGAGGGCAACACCACCCTGATGATCGGCGTGTCCGACGAACGCCTCGACGAACTCAAGCGGCACGTGCAGCGCACCTGCCGCACCCGCACCCGCCTCGTCGCGCCCAGCGTCCCGATGGGCGAGCAGAACGAGGGCCTCGTGAACGACCCGGTCGAGGTGCCCGTGGGCGGCGCGGTGATGTTCGTCATGGGCGTGCAGGAATTCGTGAAGGTCTGAGCGGGTCAGGGCGCGCGGGCCGGAAGCTGGGCGAGGTCGTCCCCTCCGGCCCCGTGTCGTTCCTGCTGGGTGGGATCTGGCGGGCGGCCCTGTACACGACGGGCAGCGTGCTCGTCTTCCTGGCGACCTTGCTGGTCCTGCGTGTCGGGGAGGCGTCCCGGCTGAGCGAGGCGTGGTTCAGCCCGCAGGCCCTGTGGCGGAACCTGGAGGCCACCGGGACTGATTTCGTGCGCCTGGGAGTGCTGACCCTGCTGCCCGCCGCGCTGCTCGGTGGGCGGCACGGCGTCGCGGCGCTGATGACGGTGGTGCTGCTGGCAGTCTGGTCGGCTGTGGGCGTGGGGACTCTGACGCTGCTGCCCCTGGCGCTGGCTGGGATAGCGCTGACCGCCCTGATCGACAGTGTTCGGCGTGCGGTGCGACGACACAGGGCACGGGTGCGGGCCTGACTGGCGTGACGGGTACGGTCTGCCGGACGCCCGCCGCCCAGAATGTGAGCGCTGGCCTGCTCTGCCCTCCTCTGGGCTGCGCTGACCGACCGGTTGGTCCGGGATGATTGACTGGGAGGCTCTCCGCTAGAGTACCGGGCGCTGTCCCACCGGATGCCGTTCCGGTGCGGCTTTCTGTCCCTTTTCGATCTGCGCCCACGCGGCGCACCCCACCCCGGCAAGGAGCCTTTCACTGTGACCCGACCCAGCACCCCCGTCCTGACCCCTGACCCCACCAACCGCGACTCCGCGTTCCTGAAGACCATGCGCGGCGAGGCCGCCCCGCACACCCCGGTGTGGTTCATGCGGCAGGCCGGGCGCTACATGCCCGAGTACCGCGCGCTGCGCGCCGGGCGCAGCATGCTGGAGTGCATCCGCACGCCGGAACTGGCCGCCGAGATCACCCTGCAGCCCATCAAGGCCATGCCCATGGACGCCGCGATCCTCTTCAACGACATCCTGACGCCCCTGCCCGTCATGGGCCTGGACCTGGACTTCGTGGGTGGCGTCGGCCCGCAGATCAGCAACCGCATCGAGACCCCCTTCGACGTGGACCGCCTGGGCGTGCCCGCCGCCGCGGAAGTCATGCCGTACACCGCCGAGTCCATCAAGCTCGTGCGGCAGGAACTCGACCCGCGCGGCGTGCCGCTGATCGGCTTCGTGGGCGCGCCGTTCACGCTGGCCAGCTACGCCATCGAGGGCAAGGGCAGCCGCAACTACGAGCGCACCAAGCGCTTCATGTACGGCGAGCCCGCCGCGTGGCACCGCCTGATGGACAAGTTCGAGACGATCCTCGCGGACTACCTGGCCGAGCAGGTCAAGGCCGGCGCGCAGGCCGTGCAGATCTTCGACTCGTGGGTGGGCGCGCTGAGCATCTACGACTACGTGACGTTCGTGAAGCCCGCCACGGGCCGCCTGATCGAACGCACCAAGAAGCTGGGCGTGCCCGTCATCTACTTCGGGACCAGCACCCACCACCTCCTGCCCGAGATGTCCTCGCTGGGCAGCGACGTCATGGGCATCGACTGGCGCACGCCCCTGAACGACGCGTGGAAACTCATCCAGCCCGGGCAGGGCGTGCAGGGGAACCTCGACCCGCTGCTGCTCCAGGGCCCCTGGCGTGAACTGAAGCACCAGACCGACCGCATCCTGGCCGAGGTGGACGGCCGCCCCGGGCACATCTTCAACGTGGGGCACGGCCTGCTGCCCGAGACGCCCGTGGACATGGTCCGCCGCCTCGTGGACTACGTGCACGAACAGACGGCGAAGTAACCCCCGAGAGCGAATAGCAGCGACCGCACCGGACCCCACCCCGATTCCCCCCTGTGACCTGAGAGGAGCGACATGACCGATTCCACCCACACTGAAGCGCCGCTGGGCGTGCTGTTCATGGCCTACGGCGGCCCCGAGAGCTTGGAGGACATGCCCGGGTACCTCGCGGACATCCGCGCCGGGCGCGTGACGACGCAGGCCGTGCTGGACGAGATCACGAACAACTACCGCCAGATCGGCGGGAAGAGCCCCCTGCCGGAATTCACCCGCGCGCAGGTCGAGGCGACCATGCAGGAACTCCAGGCGCGCGTGCAGCGGCCCCTGAAGGCGTACATCGGCATGCGCCACTGGAACCCCTGGATCGAGGACGCCGTGCGCGAGATGCTCGACGACGGCATCACGCAGGCGGTGGCGATCGTGCTGGCCCCGCACTACTCGAGCATGAGCGTCGCGAAGTACCAGAAGAAGATCAAGGCGGGCCTGAGCATGAACCACGGCCACATCGACTTCGAGTTCGTGAACGAGTACCACACCGAGAGCGGGTACGTGACGGCCCTGGCCAACCGCGTCCGCGAGGGCATCGCGGCGTTCCCGGAGGGCGAGCGGGACGACGTGCACGTGATCCTCAGCGCGCACAGCCTGCCGGTTCGGATCCTGCGCGAGGGTGACCCGTACGCCGACCAGCTGCACGAGTCCGCGCGCCTGATCGCCGCCGCCGCCGGGCTGCGCGACGACCAGTGGTCGTGGAGTTACCAGTCCGCCGGGCGCAGCCCCGAGCCGTGGCTGGGGCCGCAACTGGACGAGCACCTGCACGACCTGTCCGGCAAGGGCATCAGGAAGGTCGTCAGCGTGCCGGTCGGCTTCGTATCCGACCACGTGGAGATCCTGTTCGACATCGACATCGCCGCGCAGGAAACCGCCGCCGAACTGGGCATGACCCTGGTGCGCCCCCCGGCCCTGAACACGGACCCGCTGTTCATCGGGACGCTCGCCAGCGTGCTGGAACGCAAGGTGGCCGCGCTGTCATGACCGACGCCGCAGCGACGAACGGCGCAGCCCCGAGTGGTACAGGGGCGGGCGGTGAGCTGCCCGTGATCATCGTGGGGGGCGGCATCACCGGCCTGAGCGCCGCCTGGGAACTCCAGACGCGCGGCGTGCCGTTCGTGCTGCTCGAAGCCGGGGATTACCTGGGTGGGAAACTGCACTCCGAACGCACCGAGGACGGCTTCCTCGTCGAGCGGGCCGCCGACGCGTTCATCCTCGGCAAGCCGTACGCGGCACAGCTGGCGCGCGAGGTGGGCCTGGAGGCTCAGGTCATCCACCCGCGCGAGGACACGAAGAAGATCTACTTCCTGCGCGGCGGTCAGCTCCTGCCGTTCCCGCCGAACATGAAGATGTTCGTGCCGCTGGACGACGACTCGTTCCTGCAGAGCGGCGTGCTGTCCGAAGGGGGCCTGCGCCGCTACCTGGACGAGCAGCACGTGCCGCCAAAGCCCCCGACCGACGAGGACGAGTCCCTCGCGTCGTTCCTCACGCGGCGCTTCGGGCCGGAAAGCCTGAACTTCATCGTGCCTCTGGCCGCCGGGATCTACGTGGCGAACCCGCTGGAACTCAGCATGAAAGCGGCGTTCCCGCAGTTCCTGAAGATGGAACAGGAGTACGGCAGCGTCATCCGCGGCAGCCGCGCCACCCCCCGCGCCGCCGGGCCGATCTTCATGTCCTTCCAGGAGGGCACGAGCACCCTGATCCGCGCGCTCCAGGAACGCCTGACCGGCGGCGAGATCCGCCTGAACACCCCCGTCCTGCGGGTGCACGAGCACGGCGTGACCCTCGCGGGCGGTGAGGAACTGCGCGGCCGGGCCGTCATCAACACCACCCCCGCCTGGTACGCGGGCGCCATGTACCAGCGGGACTACCCGGAAGCCGCCAGCCTGATCGGGCAGCTGAAGGCGAACAGCAGCGTTGCCGTGGTGCTCGCGTACCGCGCCGAGCAGTTCCCCGGCGACATGCTCCTGCACGGCCTGCAGGTGGACGCCAGCGAGGACACCCTCCTGAAGGCCATCACGGTGCACTCCGCGAAGATGCACGGCCGCGCCCCGGACGGGCACGTGCTGATGCGCGTGTTCTTCAAGGACATCGAACCCGCCAC is a window of Deinococcus grandis DNA encoding:
- a CDS encoding ABC transporter ATP-binding protein → MLDIQNVTKSYRAYQALRGVTLQAHSGEVFGLLGPNGAGKTTLLRILATLLEPTSGTAVVGGHDIHHDPEGVRRAVGVVNGGMGLPARLTGREVLRSFATLYGLTRAQADARITELDDRLELGRTLDVRAGEYSTGMKQKVVIARAVIHDPPVLILDEAASGLDIFARRTLLDFVHATRAPGRLTVYSTHVMSEVEEVCDRVAILHEGHLLNVGTIPDVLARTGASSLERAFFTLVRPDAAPAEARHAR
- a CDS encoding transcription initiation factor IIE subunit alpha family protein; translation: MFNPPTLEDLQETRRANEKLVLKALESKPEWVETELAKTTSLALSHLRAALASLLDQGRVRRLPGTGTRAVYGLADPGLADVPATPLTSDAKKVRDYLEGRADSALYMSDQLRMTREDVMAALSLLNAHGMITCTFVGSLVIFRLKETQALGQDGAAAPEKATGRKKAVA
- a CDS encoding cyclic-di-AMP receptor, coding for MKLVLAVIQDADATALIRVLSQNAFEVTKLASTGGFLREGNTTLMIGVSDERLDELKRHVQRTCRTRTRLVAPSVPMGEQNEGLVNDPVEVPVGGAVMFVMGVQEFVKV
- the hemE gene encoding uroporphyrinogen decarboxylase yields the protein MTRPSTPVLTPDPTNRDSAFLKTMRGEAAPHTPVWFMRQAGRYMPEYRALRAGRSMLECIRTPELAAEITLQPIKAMPMDAAILFNDILTPLPVMGLDLDFVGGVGPQISNRIETPFDVDRLGVPAAAEVMPYTAESIKLVRQELDPRGVPLIGFVGAPFTLASYAIEGKGSRNYERTKRFMYGEPAAWHRLMDKFETILADYLAEQVKAGAQAVQIFDSWVGALSIYDYVTFVKPATGRLIERTKKLGVPVIYFGTSTHHLLPEMSSLGSDVMGIDWRTPLNDAWKLIQPGQGVQGNLDPLLLQGPWRELKHQTDRILAEVDGRPGHIFNVGHGLLPETPVDMVRRLVDYVHEQTAK
- the hemH gene encoding ferrochelatase — its product is MTDSTHTEAPLGVLFMAYGGPESLEDMPGYLADIRAGRVTTQAVLDEITNNYRQIGGKSPLPEFTRAQVEATMQELQARVQRPLKAYIGMRHWNPWIEDAVREMLDDGITQAVAIVLAPHYSSMSVAKYQKKIKAGLSMNHGHIDFEFVNEYHTESGYVTALANRVREGIAAFPEGERDDVHVILSAHSLPVRILREGDPYADQLHESARLIAAAAGLRDDQWSWSYQSAGRSPEPWLGPQLDEHLHDLSGKGIRKVVSVPVGFVSDHVEILFDIDIAAQETAAELGMTLVRPPALNTDPLFIGTLASVLERKVAALS
- the hemG gene encoding protoporphyrinogen oxidase, encoding MTDAAATNGAAPSGTGAGGELPVIIVGGGITGLSAAWELQTRGVPFVLLEAGDYLGGKLHSERTEDGFLVERAADAFILGKPYAAQLAREVGLEAQVIHPREDTKKIYFLRGGQLLPFPPNMKMFVPLDDDSFLQSGVLSEGGLRRYLDEQHVPPKPPTDEDESLASFLTRRFGPESLNFIVPLAAGIYVANPLELSMKAAFPQFLKMEQEYGSVIRGSRATPRAAGPIFMSFQEGTSTLIRALQERLTGGEIRLNTPVLRVHEHGVTLAGGEELRGRAVINTTPAWYAGAMYQRDYPEAASLIGQLKANSSVAVVLAYRAEQFPGDMLLHGLQVDASEDTLLKAITVHSAKMHGRAPDGHVLMRVFFKDIEPATARVLAQETAERLFGAQGDPLWHAFGDWRGKNPAYVVGHLDHIARIRAALPAHQQIAGASYTGVGVPDCVNAGRTAARAVLTPVTA